From one Coleofasciculus sp. FACHB-1120 genomic stretch:
- a CDS encoding non-ribosomal peptide synthetase: MMNNISQRIAALSPEQRALLELRLKQKGLNTVKTQAISQRKNSGSLPLSFHQQRLWIIHQLEPDSPIYNIPIAIRLTGILNVKALEQSLNQIRQRHEVLQTRFIEVEGQPVQEKFSDLTLNLPVIDLRRLPESKRQQLLQEAKKEETQRPFDLSQEPLLRVKLLQMSETEHLMLFTMHHIVSDGWSRGVIIQELASLYEANCQGKPSSLPELPIQYADFAAWQRQWLVGEVLETQLNYWKQQLTGASPILELPTDRPRPTVNSFRGARQFFTISQPLASSLRALSQQSESTLFMTLLAAFNTLLYRYTGQQDISIGTPMTNRTQRETEPLIGFFVNTLVLRTLLSENISFRELLARVREAALQAYAHQDLPFERLVEELQPSRDRSYTPLFQVMFALHTAPKTALQLPGLNLSLVEVETSTAMFDLTLEITDTEQGLTGSLEYNTDLFDATTITRMLGHFQTLLEGIVANPDCRLSDLPLLTEAERYQLLVEWNQTQTDYPADSCFHQLFEQQVEKTPDAVAIVFENQHLTYKQLNERANQLAHYLQKQRISTESLVGISVERSLEMMVGLIGILKAGGAYVPLDPSYPQERLSFMLSDAQMPVLLTQQHLVEKLPHHTAKVICLDTDWDCIAQESIASPASEVNADNLAYVIYTSGSTGKPKGTLILHRGLVNYLSWCSQAYAVEAGKGAPVHSSLSFDMTITGLFSPLLVGNRVVLLSEAQGIEALSIALRQGEDFSLVKITPAQLDLLRHQLAPEEVAGRTKAFIIGGENLLAQSTAFWQKFAPDTVLVNEYGPTETVVGCCIYQVPLGKHQSGSIPIGRPIANTQLYILDRHLQPVPIGVIGELHIGGAGVARGYLNRPELTAEKFIPNPFENLTPQPPSLRGKGESGSPLLAGEGLGERSRLYKTGDLARYRADGTIEYLGRCDRQIKLRGFRIELEEIESVLAQHPQIRDVVVLIREDEGAKLVAYLVPNSAAIPTVSELRSYLQQKLPEYSIPSAFVTLESLPLTPNGKVDRQGLPSPGVSRPNLDDAFVAPRTPAEQVLAEIWREVLNLEQVGIHDNFFALGGDSIRSIQVRSLVQNRGLNFSLQQLFQYQTISELAPHLEASEIEKTAPVAPFSLIPEADRQKLPNEIEDAYPLTKLQAGMLFHTEYSPETSVYHDIVSFQVQATFNLEALRTAIKYLISRHAVLRTCFDLTTFKEPLQLVHQTVEVPLQVEDWRHSEQADALTHWFEIEKSRNFDWTRPPLLKFHVHRRSEATFQLTLSFHHAILDGWSVASLFSELFQQYSALLEGKETLAVLPSPVSHFRDFVSLEREAIASEECRHFWSEKLKDSTITKLPRWFPSAEETHRKKSCAEEIFLSSETSASLKQLAESAGVPLKSILLAAHLRVLSLLSGQSAVLTGLVSNGRLEKKDGEKVLGLFLNTLPFCQELPGGTWIDLVKQTFASERELLPFRRYPLPELQTVLNRELLFETAFNFTHFHIYESVLGLENIDIVDAAFFEETNFALIANFVLNPVSDRVQVKLEYQASFSLQEREAIRGYYAKTLEVMASQPSARYELSTLLSEPEQHQLLVEWNDTQVYYPKEACLHQLIAAQVEKTPDAVAVVFEGKQLTYQELNQQANQVAHRLQKLGVKPEVLVGICMERSLEMVVGLLGILKAGGAYVPLDPSYPPERLAFMLSDSQVTVLLTQQHLVENLPKHKTKIVCLDADWEIISQESLENPSSSVSAENLAYVIYTSGSTGTPKGAMNTHRGICNRLLWMQDTYQLTQTDRVLQKTPFSFDVSVWEFFWPLITGSRLVVAKPGGHQDSAYLVELIAQEQITTIHFVPPMLQVFLEEPELEKCQCLKRVICSGEALPYELQQRFFERLDAQLHNLYGPTEAAIDVTYWACQRDSELPIVPIGRAIANTQLYILDRRLQPVPVSVAGELHIGGVGLARGYLNRPDLTQEKFIPNPFKNLTIQPPSLAGDSLGESRLYKTGDLARYLPDGNIEFLGRIDNQIKLRGFRIELGEIEAALMQHPAIRETVVLLREDNSGDKRLVAYIVPKEQAPGIHDLRDFLKQKLPSYMVPSAFMFLEALPLTANGKIERRALPAPENLSSSAVAYIAPRNPVEEKLAQLWTEVLDLERVGIHDNFFELGGNSLVATQLISKVRRTFQVEIPLRNLFELPTIAGLAESISHTKESNVDAQEAAIQPISRTARRGSHNQSKKGE; this comes from the coding sequence ATGATGAATAATATTTCTCAAAGAATTGCTGCTTTATCTCCGGAACAACGGGCGTTACTGGAACTGCGACTCAAGCAAAAAGGATTGAATACTGTTAAAACTCAAGCCATTTCTCAACGAAAAAATTCCGGCTCGTTGCCTTTGTCTTTTCATCAGCAACGGTTGTGGATAATTCATCAGCTAGAGCCAGATAGTCCTATTTACAACATCCCTATCGCCATACGATTGACGGGAATTTTAAATGTAAAAGCACTGGAACAAAGCCTGAATCAAATTCGGCAACGACACGAAGTTCTGCAAACCCGTTTTATTGAGGTGGAAGGGCAACCCGTACAGGAAAAATTTTCAGATTTGACGTTAAATCTACCCGTAATCGATTTGCGGAGGTTGCCTGAAAGCAAGCGACAGCAGTTGTTGCAAGAGGCAAAAAAAGAAGAAACTCAACGTCCTTTTGACCTATCACAAGAACCACTGCTGCGAGTGAAGCTGTTGCAGATGAGTGAGACAGAACACTTGATGTTGTTCACCATGCACCACATTGTTTCGGATGGGTGGTCTCGTGGTGTGATTATTCAAGAATTAGCATCATTGTATGAAGCAAATTGTCAAGGCAAACCTTCATCATTGCCTGAGCTTCCGATTCAGTATGCCGACTTTGCTGCATGGCAACGACAGTGGCTTGTGGGAGAAGTTCTCGAAACTCAGCTTAACTATTGGAAGCAACAATTAACGGGTGCTTCCCCAATTTTGGAACTGCCTACAGATAGACCGCGACCAACTGTTAATAGTTTTAGGGGCGCGAGGCAATTTTTCACCATTTCTCAACCGCTTGCCTCATCGCTGAGGGCGTTGAGTCAGCAGTCAGAAAGCACGCTGTTTATGACGCTATTAGCGGCTTTTAACACGCTGCTTTACCGCTATACGGGGCAGCAAGATATCTCGATTGGGACTCCCATGACCAATCGTACTCAGAGGGAAACCGAGCCGCTGATTGGGTTTTTTGTCAACACGTTAGTTTTACGCACGCTGCTGTCTGAAAACATAAGTTTTCGAGAATTGCTGGCGAGGGTGCGAGAAGCGGCGCTACAAGCTTATGCTCACCAGGATCTGCCCTTTGAAAGGCTGGTAGAGGAACTACAACCAAGTCGCGATCGCAGTTATACACCCCTGTTCCAGGTGATGTTTGCCCTCCACACTGCCCCCAAAACAGCGTTGCAGTTACCAGGTCTGAATTTGAGTCTGGTGGAGGTGGAAACTAGCACCGCCATGTTTGATTTGACGCTAGAGATAACGGATACCGAGCAAGGACTGACAGGGTCGTTGGAGTACAACACTGACTTATTCGATGCGACCACAATTACTCGGATGCTGGGGCATTTTCAAACGCTGCTAGAAGGCATTGTGGCGAATCCCGATTGCCGTTTGTCGGATTTGCCGTTATTGACAGAGGCTGAAAGATATCAGTTGTTAGTGGAGTGGAATCAGACTCAAACTGATTACCCCGCTGATAGCTGCTTTCATCAGTTGTTTGAACAGCAGGTCGAGAAAACACCGGATGCTGTTGCTATCGTCTTTGAGAACCAACACCTCACCTACAAACAGCTAAATGAACGTGCAAACCAACTAGCGCATTACCTGCAAAAACAGAGGATATCAACCGAGTCTCTGGTTGGCATCAGTGTAGAACGCTCTTTGGAGATGATGGTCGGACTTATCGGCATTCTCAAGGCAGGGGGTGCTTACGTGCCGTTAGACCCCTCCTATCCCCAAGAGCGCCTATCTTTCATGCTGTCAGACGCTCAGATGCCCGTGTTGTTAACTCAACAGCATTTGGTCGAAAAGTTACCTCACCACACCGCTAAAGTTATTTGTTTAGATACAGATTGGGATTGCATTGCCCAAGAAAGTATAGCCAGTCCCGCCAGTGAAGTTAACGCTGATAACCTCGCTTACGTCATCTATACTTCCGGTTCCACGGGTAAGCCAAAAGGAACATTAATTCTCCATCGAGGACTGGTTAATTACTTAAGTTGGTGTTCGCAAGCTTACGCCGTCGAAGCCGGAAAAGGCGCTCCGGTTCACTCTTCCCTGAGCTTCGATATGACGATTACCGGGTTATTTTCACCTTTATTAGTGGGGAATCGGGTAGTCTTGCTGTCTGAAGCGCAGGGTATCGAAGCGTTGAGTATTGCGCTGCGTCAGGGTGAGGACTTTAGTTTGGTTAAAATTACCCCTGCTCAGTTGGATTTGCTGCGTCATCAGTTAGCACCTGAAGAAGTGGCGGGTCGAACTAAAGCCTTTATTATTGGCGGCGAAAATCTTTTAGCTCAAAGCACTGCATTTTGGCAAAAATTTGCTCCGGATACTGTGTTGGTAAATGAATATGGCCCGACAGAAACGGTTGTTGGTTGCTGTATTTATCAAGTTCCTTTAGGCAAGCATCAATCTGGCTCGATTCCCATTGGTCGTCCAATTGCCAATACGCAACTTTATATTTTGGATCGGCATCTGCAACCTGTCCCGATTGGCGTAATTGGTGAGCTACATATCGGCGGTGCGGGAGTGGCGCGAGGGTATTTAAATCGTCCAGAATTGACAGCAGAGAAGTTTATTCCCAATCCGTTTGAGAACCTAACCCCCCAACCCCCTTCCCTGCGAGGGAAGGGGGAGTCCGGCTCCCCTCTCCTAGCAGGAGAGGGGTTGGGGGAGAGGTCTCGCCTCTATAAAACGGGGGATTTAGCGCGTTACCGAGCTGATGGAACGATTGAATATCTGGGAAGATGCGATCGCCAAATCAAGCTCAGAGGCTTTCGGATTGAACTAGAAGAAATAGAGTCGGTGCTAGCACAGCACCCGCAAATTCGAGACGTGGTGGTGCTAATTCGGGAAGATGAGGGAGCTAAATTGGTGGCTTATCTGGTTCCCAACTCAGCAGCAATCCCCACCGTTAGCGAATTGCGCTCTTACTTACAACAGAAACTGCCAGAGTATTCGATCCCATCTGCCTTTGTGACTTTGGAGTCTTTACCGCTTACTCCCAACGGCAAGGTAGATCGGCAAGGATTGCCTTCTCCGGGGGTATCCAGACCCAACTTAGACGATGCGTTTGTGGCACCTAGAACGCCCGCAGAGCAGGTGTTAGCGGAAATTTGGCGCGAAGTTCTCAACCTGGAGCAAGTTGGCATCCACGACAACTTCTTTGCTTTGGGTGGTGATTCGATTCGGAGTATACAAGTGCGATCGCTTGTGCAAAACCGAGGCTTAAATTTCTCGCTACAACAACTCTTTCAATATCAGACGATTTCCGAACTCGCACCACATCTAGAAGCAAGTGAAATTGAAAAGACTGCACCTGTCGCACCCTTTAGCTTAATTCCCGAAGCAGATCGTCAAAAATTACCCAATGAAATCGAGGACGCCTATCCCCTCACCAAGTTGCAAGCGGGGATGCTGTTCCATACCGAATACAGCCCAGAAACATCAGTTTATCACGACATTGTAAGCTTCCAGGTGCAAGCAACTTTTAACCTCGAAGCATTAAGAACAGCTATTAAATATCTAATCAGTCGTCATGCAGTGTTACGCACCTGCTTCGACTTAACTACTTTCAAAGAACCTCTGCAACTTGTTCATCAGACAGTTGAAGTTCCTCTGCAAGTAGAGGATTGGCGTCATTCTGAACAAGCAGATGCACTCACTCACTGGTTTGAAATCGAAAAAAGCCGAAACTTTGATTGGACTCGTCCGCCGCTACTGAAATTTCACGTACATCGCCGCAGTGAGGCAACCTTTCAACTTACTCTCAGCTTCCACCATGCTATTCTCGATGGTTGGAGTGTCGCTTCGTTATTCTCTGAGTTGTTTCAACAGTATTCTGCTTTGCTGGAAGGCAAAGAAACGCTGGCAGTTTTGCCATCACCCGTTAGTCATTTTCGAGACTTTGTATCTTTAGAACGGGAAGCGATCGCGTCCGAGGAATGTCGCCACTTTTGGAGCGAAAAGTTAAAAGACAGCACGATTACTAAACTGCCTCGCTGGTTTCCTTCCGCTGAAGAAACGCATCGAAAGAAATCTTGCGCGGAGGAAATTTTCCTCTCTTCTGAGACTTCCGCAAGTTTAAAGCAACTCGCTGAATCCGCAGGCGTTCCCCTAAAAAGTATTCTACTTGCAGCACATCTGCGAGTATTAAGTTTGTTGAGCGGTCAATCAGCCGTTTTAACTGGATTAGTCTCCAATGGCAGACTAGAAAAAAAAGATGGGGAAAAGGTTCTAGGACTTTTCTTGAACACGCTACCATTTTGCCAAGAATTGCCAGGAGGAACCTGGATAGATTTGGTAAAACAAACCTTTGCCTCTGAGCGGGAGTTGCTCCCTTTCCGTCGCTATCCTCTGCCAGAATTGCAGACTGTTCTAAATAGAGAATTGCTTTTTGAAACGGCTTTTAACTTCACTCATTTTCATATTTATGAAAGTGTTTTGGGGTTGGAAAATATTGACATAGTAGATGCAGCGTTCTTTGAAGAGACAAATTTTGCTTTAATTGCTAATTTTGTTTTGAATCCAGTAAGCGATCGCGTTCAAGTCAAACTGGAATATCAAGCATCATTTTCTCTACAAGAAAGAGAGGCGATTAGGGGATATTACGCTAAGACTCTTGAAGTCATGGCAAGCCAACCTTCAGCACGTTATGAGTTATCCACTCTACTTTCTGAACCAGAACAACATCAGTTACTCGTAGAATGGAACGACACTCAGGTTTATTACCCGAAAGAGGCGTGTCTCCATCAATTAATTGCTGCTCAGGTAGAGAAAACACCAGATGCTGTTGCTGTTGTCTTTGAAGGCAAACAATTAACTTATCAAGAATTAAATCAACAAGCCAACCAAGTAGCGCATCGCTTGCAAAAGCTAGGCGTAAAACCAGAAGTTTTGGTTGGTATTTGTATGGAACGTTCCCTAGAAATGGTGGTGGGATTACTTGGCATTCTGAAAGCGGGTGGAGCTTATGTTCCTCTCGATCCATCCTATCCTCCAGAACGTCTAGCTTTCATGCTGTCAGATTCTCAAGTAACCGTGCTGTTAACTCAACAGCATTTAGTTGAAAATCTTCCCAAACACAAAACAAAAATTGTGTGTCTGGATGCAGATTGGGAAATTATTTCCCAAGAAAGCTTAGAAAATCCTTCAAGCAGCGTGAGTGCGGAAAATTTAGCCTACGTTATTTACACCTCTGGTTCAACAGGAACTCCTAAAGGGGCCATGAATACCCATCGCGGTATCTGCAATCGCTTACTGTGGATGCAAGATACTTATCAACTAACACAAACTGACCGAGTTTTACAGAAAACGCCCTTCAGCTTTGATGTTTCTGTATGGGAATTCTTTTGGCCTTTGATAACTGGTTCTCGTCTGGTTGTCGCTAAACCAGGAGGACATCAAGATAGCGCTTATTTAGTGGAGCTGATTGCCCAAGAGCAAATCACTACCATTCATTTTGTGCCGCCAATGCTTCAGGTTTTCCTAGAAGAACCGGAATTAGAAAAATGTCAATGTCTCAAACGAGTGATTTGTAGCGGTGAGGCTCTACCATACGAACTCCAGCAACGCTTTTTTGAGCGGTTGGACGCTCAATTACACAATCTTTATGGCCCAACGGAAGCAGCCATTGATGTCACGTATTGGGCTTGTCAACGGGACAGCGAACTCCCTATCGTTCCGATTGGTCGCGCGATCGCCAATACTCAACTTTATATCCTCGATCGCCGCCTGCAACCTGTCCCCGTAAGTGTGGCTGGGGAACTCCACATCGGCGGCGTTGGCTTAGCGCGAGGCTATCTCAATCGTCCTGATTTGACACAAGAGAAGTTTATTCCTAATCCGTTTAAAAACCTAACGATTCAGCCCCCTTCCTTAGCAGGGGACTCTTTGGGGGAGAGTCGCCTATACAAAACTGGAGATTTGGCGCGTTATCTACCTGATGGCAATATTGAGTTTCTCGGCAGAATTGACAATCAGATAAAACTGCGGGGTTTTCGCATCGAACTGGGAGAAATTGAAGCAGCGCTGATGCAGCACCCGGCTATTCGAGAAACAGTGGTTTTGTTGCGGGAGGATAACTCAGGTGACAAGCGTTTAGTCGCTTACATTGTGCCGAAAGAACAAGCACCCGGCATTCACGATCTACGCGACTTCTTGAAGCAGAAACTGCCGAGTTATATGGTGCCATCTGCCTTCATGTTTTTAGAGGCTTTACCTTTAACTGCAAATGGCAAAATCGAGCGTCGAGCATTACCTGCACCGGAAAATCTATCTTCATCGGCAGTTGCTTATATAGCTCCCCGGAATCCGGTTGAAGAAAAGCTAGCGCAACTTTGGACTGAAGTTCTCGACCTTGAGCGGGTAGGCATTCACGACAACTTCTTTGAGTTAGGCGGTAATTCTTTAGTAGCAACTCAACTGATTTCTAAGGTTCGTCGCACATTTCAAGTAGAAATTCCTTTGCGAAATCTATTTGAATTGCCAACAATTGCTGGACTTGCTGAAAGCATTTCCCATACTAAAGAAAGTAACGTTGATGCTCAGGAAGCGGCGATTCAGCCAATTTCCAGAACGGCTCGGCGCGGTTCCCATAATCAATCAAAAAAGGGAGAGTAA